The DNA segment TGCTCATGGAAGGCGGATGGGACCCGCGCGACCCTATCGGCGAAGCGCTGTGGGTGGACCAGCTGGCCCGCAGGACCGGAAAACCCCACGCCCTGGCGGCCCAGGCCTGGCTGGACGGCCCGGAACTGGACGCGCAGCTGGAGGCCTATGCCCGCCTCCCCCTGGTACGCAGCGTGCGCCACAAGCCGCGCAGTGTGCCCCGCGCCGAGCACCGTGCCGGCTACGCGGCACCTGGTTCCATGCGCTGCCCGCGCTGGCGCAGCGGCTATGCGCGGCTGGAGCACGCCGGCCTGATGTTCGAGCTGCAGGCACCCTGGTGGCACTTCGGCGAGGCGGCCGAGCTGGCCCGCGACTTTCCGCGCACGCGCATCATCGTCAACCACGCCGGGCTTCCCGTCGAGCGCGGCCCCGAATCCCTGGCCGCATGGCGTCGTGCACTGGAGACGCTTGCGCGCGAACCGCAGGTCTTTCTCAAGATCTCCGGCCTGGGCGTCCCAGGTCGGCGCTGGACGCCCGAGTTGCAGGCGCCCGTGGTGCACGACGCGATCAGCATCTTCGGCTGGGAGCGCTGCCTGTTCGCAAGCAACCACCCGGTGGACGCGCTGGTAGCGCCGCTCGCCCAGATCTTTCAAGGTTTCAAGCAGCTGACGGCCGCGCGTCCGGCGCGGCAGCGGCTGGCGCTGTTCTGCGACAACGCAGCCCGGCTGTACGGGCTCGATTGACGTGTACCCCCGTCCCCGGCTCGCTTCGGCACCAGCCTGCCCGACAGCCAGAACAGCCCCTGCATCGACATGTTCAGCGGCCTGGGCGCCCATGCGGTGCCCATGCCGGTCACCAAGCTGGAGTCGCATACCGTGGATGCACAGAAGAGCCCCTACAGCCACACCGCATGCGCCGGCGAGGACACCGCGCGCGCGTTCTTCGCGGCGATCGAGCAGGCTCGCGGCAAGCCCTGAGACCGTCCGTCACGCCTGCGAGACATCTTCGAGCGGCAGGGCCCAGCAGACCGGCAGCGTTCCGCGGATACCTGTTCCCCCCGCCAGGGGCCGGGCGCTACGGCCGCTGTGTCGGCGTCCAGATCGTCCTGCCGGCGGCGGTTCGCAGGCCCTCGGCCGGCAGGCGCGCCGACCCGCGCACCACCAGTTCGCCTTCCACCACCCGCCGGACGCCGGAGAGGCCGTCTTCGATCGGATCGGACACCATGGCGATGGCTACAGCGGCGAGTCCGGCGGCGGACTGGGAAAAGGTGGTGAGGCCGACCATGCGCGCCGCCAGCGTGTCGTCGAAACCCACCACCGACAGATCCTGACCGGGCACGCGACCGAGTTCACGCATGGCGACCATCTGCACGGCGATCGCCATGTGGTCGTTGGCGCAGAAGACCGCATCGGGCGCGTTCGGCGCCGACAGCATCCGGCGCGCCGCGTCGGCGGCGCGATCGGCATCGAAGGCGGCGCCGACCACCACCGGCGGGCGCACGCCCGCCTCGGCAAGCACATGGCGGTAGCCCTCGAAGCGCTCTCCGCTGGTCGAGGCACCCTCGGTGCCCGCGATGAATCCGAAGCGGCGGTGCCCCGCGGCCAGCAGAAACGCCGCGACGGTTTCGCCGCCCTGGCGATTCGCGCCGGTGACGCAGGCCGTCATCGGAGCCACGGTAGTGCGGTTGACCAGCACCACCGGCACCCCGGCCGCCGCACATTCGTTCTCCATGCGCGAAGACAGGCCGATCGCGCACAGCACGAGCGCATCGACCCGGTAGCGCAGCACCTCGCCGATGCCCGGGCCCGCATCCTCGTCGCCGGCCGATACGAAAAGCCGCACCCCGAAGCCGGCCTCGCGCAATCCGCGCGACAGATGGGACAGCAGTTCCGCGTGGAAGCTGTTTTCCAGCCGGGTGACGGCGATGCCCACCGTGCGCGTGCGGCCCGTGCTGAGCGAACGCGCGAGCAGATTGGGCCGGTAGCCCAGGGCGCTGGCGGCAGCCATCACTTTCTCGCGCGTTTTTTCGGACACGCTGGCCCCGGGAGTGTAGGCGCGCGACACGGCGGAGGTGGACACCCCCGCCAGACGCGCGACCTCGTCGAGCGTCGGCACGCGGGCCTGCGCCCCCTTGCGGGGTTTATCGCCTTGCATGTCGGATCTCCGTTTGGCTATAGGTTGAAATACCGAATTGCAAGCGCTTGCAAATCGCTTGCGTCGAGATCTATCATACGCCTGTGGACTATTCTTCAATCCTTATTGCAACCGCTTGCATACCGCTGGCGCTGGCAGCGCTGCCTTACTGAGGCGGACTTTCCCATGGATACGGCAATGCTCTCCTCCTGGTGGACCTGGCTCCTGCTGCCCGCCAGCGGCGCGGCAGAGCACCACCTGCCTGCCTGGGCTGCCTGGCACGGCCGACTGATGGTGCTCGCCTGGGCGTTCCTGCTGCCGCTGGGCGTGCTGGCAGCCCGCTTTTTCAAGGTGGTGCCCGGCCAGCGCTGGCCGGACGAACTCGACCACAAGGCTTGGTGGCACGCTCACCGGCTGCTGCAGTCGGCAGGCATGGCGGCGATGCTGGCGGGGCTTTGGCTGGCCTGGGGCCGGGGCACCGGAGCCGGCGCGCTGGCGCAGTGGCATCACGTTCTGGGCATGGCAGTGGTGGTGCTGGGCCTGCTGCAGACCCTCGGCGGCCTCGCACGCGGCAGCAAGGGGGGCCCGACGGCACGCGAAGGGCTCCGCGGGGACCACTACGACATGACGCGCCACCGCAGGGTTTTCGAGCGGCTGCACAAGGTCGTGGGATACGCGGCCCTACTGCTGGCCGCCGCCGTGGTGGTGCTGGGGCTGCGCTTGGCCGATGCGCCGCGCTGGATGTGGCTCGTGATCGGGGGCTGGTGGTGCGCCTGGTGCATGGTCTTCGTGGCGCTCCAGCGGCAGGGCCGCTGCATCGACACCTACCAGGCGATCTGGGGCGACGACCCGGCGCACCCGGGTCAGCACCTGCCTCCCATCGGGCCCGGCATCCGCCGCTACGACCGCGACAGCTTCGCTCGGCGCTTCGGACGCCCGCCCTCCTGACTTGGGGCCTGGCGTACATCTGCCATTTTCACATTCCCAACATACCGACAACACCATGAGACAACAAAAAAACCCCGATACATCGCAAGCGCAGGACGCCGGTCTGGAACTGCGCGGCGTGATCAAGCGCTTCGGCGACACGACCGTGGTACAGGAGCTTTCGCTGCGCATTGAGCGCGGCGAATTCGTGGTGCTGCTGGGCGAGTCGGGCTGCGGCAAGTCCACCACGCTGCGCATGATCGCCGGCCTCGAATCGGTCTCCGCGGGGCAGATCCTCATCGACGGCCGGGACGTGACCGAGGCGCCGCCCAAGGCCCGCAACATCGCCATGGTGTTCCAGAGCTATGCGCTGTATCCGCACATGGACGTGGCCGAGAACATGAGCTTCGCCCTGCGCCTGGCCGGCACGCCGCCCGAGGAGATCGCGCGGCGCGTAGGCAACGCCGCCCGCATCCTCAATATCGACCATCTCCTCCAGCGCAAGCCCAAGGAGTTGTCTGGCGGGCAGCGCCAGCGCGTGGCCATCGGCCGCTGCATCGTGCGCGAGCCCGACGTATTCCTGTTCGACGAACCGCTGTCCAACCTGGATGCCAAGCTGCGCGGCCACATGCGGGCCGAGCTGGCCGTGCTGCACGAGCGACTGGGCAAGACGACCGTCTACGTGACCCATGACCAGGTGGAGGCGATGACGCTGGCCTCGCGCATCGTGATCTTCGACAAGGGCGTGATCCAGCAGATCGGCACGCCTGCGGAAGTGTTCAACCACCCGGCGAACCTGTTCGTTGCGAGCTTCATCGGCTCGCCGACCATGAACCTGCTGCCGGGCCGCCTGACGGACGATGGATTCATCCAGGGCCCGGGCTTTGCGCTCGCAGTTCCGGCGGGCATGGGATCGGCGGGCAGGGACTGCACCCTGGGCGTACGGCCCCAGGCCCTGCGGCTTGCGCAGGGCGACGAGCCGTCGCTGCGCATGCAGGTCAAGGTGGTCGAGTACCTCGGCTCGGAGAGCGTGCTGGTGGGCCATCTGGAAGGGCATTCCCAGACGCGGCTGACCGCCGTGGTGCCGGGGAACCGCAGCGACCTCACACGCCAGAGCGCCGATCTGGCCGTGCAGCCCTCGGACCTGCACCTCTTCGACACCGCTTCCGGGCAACGCCTGCAGGCCTGAGCCCGTTTCGCTGCATCCACCCCCGGGGCACCATCCACAACCACCATCCCATGGAGACAACCATGCAACGTCGCGACATCGTCAAGGCCGCCGGCCTCAGCGTCTTCGGAGCCGCCTTTCCCATCGCCAGCAGCCAGGCGCAGGACCGCTACGCCAAATACCGCGGGCAGACCATCGTCATCAGCGTGCCGTCGCACCCGCACTACGATGCGATGCACAAGCTGCTGCCCGCCTTCACCAAGGAAACCGGCATCAAGGTGGAGGTGGACAAGCTGCAGATCCTGCGCATGAAGGACAAGCAGCTGCTGGAGATGGCCAAGCCGCAGGGCGACTACGACCTGGTGAGCTATGTGGTGATGTGGAAGGGCGAATACGCCAAGAAGAACCTGATCCGCGAACTCGACCCCTTCCTGCAGAACCCCGCGCTCGCGGACCCGGCCTTCGACCTGCAGGACATCGTTCCGATCTACCGCGAGAACATCGGCCTGGTCGGCGGGCCGCGCGGCTACCTGGCCGGTCCGGGCGCCAAGCTCTACGGCCTGCCCTACGGCGCAGAAACCTCGATCCTGGCCTACCGCACCGACATCTTCGCCAAGCACGGGCTGAAGCCACCGGAAACCTACGCCGAGCTGCAGGCGCTGCTGCCCGTCATCAAGGCCAAGGAAGGCATCGGCGCACTGACATCGCGCGGGCAGGCGGGCCACCAGTGCGTGCATGCCTGGCTGCTGCATCTCGATCCGCTGGGCGGCAAGGTGTTCACGGACGACTGGAAGCCGCGCTTCAACGACGAGGCCGGCGTCAAGGCGCTGCAACTGCTCAAGGAGATCTCGGACACCGGGCCCGCCGGCATCCCGGGCTACGGCCAGGGCGAGATGATGACCGCCTTCCTGCAAGGCCAGGCGGCGATGTACCTGGACTCGACCATCCTCTTCGGGCAGGTCAACGACCCGGCCCGCTCGAAGGTGGGCGGCAAGGTCGGCTACATGCTGCATCCCAAGGGCGTGCGGCAGGCCTCGCAGTCGGGCGGACTGGGCCTGGCGATTCCGCGCAACGCCCGCAATGCGGACGCCGGCTTCCTGCTGATGCAGTGGCTCGCTTCCAAGCCGCAGGACATCGCGGTGGCGAAGGCAGGCGGCATCCCCAGCCGCAACAGCACCCTGTCGAACCCCGACCTGGTGCGGCAATACCCCGAATACACCGTCATGCGCGAGCAATTGAAGTATTCCGACCCGGACTGGCGCCCGATCATCCCGGAGTGGGACGAGATCAATATCCAGGCGCTGGGGGTCGCGATCTCCGAAGTCCTGATCGGCAGGAAGCAGCCCCGGGAAGCCCTCGACGGCGTGGTGCCCAAGGTCTCCGACATCATGCGGCGCGGCGGCTATCTCAAAGGGTGATCGGCCATGAAGACTCCCCGTTGGGTGCCGTGGATCTACGTCGGGCCGGCGGCCCTCGTCATGGCCGCGGCTTGCCTCTATCCGGTACTGTCCGCGCTGCGGCTGGGCTTCTACGACTGGAGCATCGGCACCCCCTGGTCCGACGCACGCTGGGTTGGCCTGGACACCTTCACACGCACGCTGCAGGAGCCGGCCGTCTGGCAATCGCTCTGGATCACGCTGCTGTTCTCCTTCGTCTGCGTGACGGCGGAGATGGTGCTGGGCATCGCCCTGGCGCTGGCGCTGGAAGACCGGCCGGGCCGGCCGCTGCGCGGTACCGCGTTCTTCCGCACGCTCTTCATCCTGCCGATGATGATCGCGCCGATCGCGGTCGGCCTCATCTGGCGCTATGTCTTCGATGCGCAGTTCGGGCTACTCAACGCACTGCTCGGCGTGGTCGGCGCCGCACCTCAGGCCTGGCTGGCCGATGAGCACCTTGCCTTCGCTGCCATCGTCATCGCCGACATCTGGCAGTGGACGCCCTTCGTCTTCATCATGATGATCGCCGCTCTGGCCAATGTGGACGGATCGGTGCTGGAGGCGGCGCGCATGGACGGCGCCAACTGGTGGCAGACCACCTTCCGGGTCAAGCTGCCCATGGTGATGAGCGTCATCGTGGTGACCCTGCTGATGCGGCTCATCGACGCCTTCCGCGTGCTGGAAGTGATCTACATCCTCACTTTCGGCGGGCCGGGCGCCTCGACCGAGATCCTCTCGCTGCACATCTACAAAACGGCTTTCGTCGGCCAGCAGCTGGGCGCCGCCGCCGCGATCTCCGTGCTGCTGCTCGCCGTCGTGGCGGGGCTCTCCTGCCTCGCGCTGCGCCTGTCCAACCCGCTTGCCGAGGAGCATTCATGAACGCCCCCGCCCTGCCTCCGACCGCCGCCCTGCGGCGCCCCGGCCGCTACCGCGCCTTCCAGCCGGCGGACCTGCTGCATTACGCGGTGCTGTCGCTGCTGGCGCTCTTTTGCGTGCTGCCGATCGCGGTGATGTTCGCCACCTCGTTCAAGCTGCAGAGCCAGCTGTTCTCGACGGGGCTGAACTTCTTGTTCGTGCCCACGCTGGAGAACTACCGCGAGGTGCTGTTCGGCGACAACTTCGACCGCTACCTGGTCAACAGCCTGATCGTGGGCGTCAGCGCCACCGCCATCACGCTGGTGCTGGGCTGCATGGCCGCCTACGGCCTGGTGCGGCTGCGTTTCCGCGGCCGGCAGGCGATCGGCTACGCCACGCTGCTGCTGCGCACCGTGCCGCTGGCGGTGCTGGCGGTGCCGGTGTTCATGATCTGGTCGCAGGCGGGCCTGGCCAACTCGCTCGCGGGCCTGGTGCTGCTCTACGTGGCGGTCAACCTGCCGTTCACCATCTGGCTGCTGTACGGCTTCATCCAGCAGGTGCCCGTGGAGCTGGAAGAGGCCGCCGCCATCGACGGCTGCGGACCGGTGGAGGTGTTCTGGCGGATCGTGCTGCCGCTGATCCGGCCGGGCCTGGCGGCGGCCGCCATCTTCACCTTCCGCATCGCATGGAACGAATTCATCCTGGCGCTGGTGCTCACCGACCGCGCCACCCGCACGCTGCCCGTGGCCGCTTCGCTCTACGTCACCGACATCGGCGTGGATTGGGGGAAGGTCATGGCGCTCGGCAGCCTGATCGCCATTCCGCCGCTGATCTTCACCTTCCTTGCCGCACGCCAGATCATCACCGGGCTCACGGCCGGGGCCGTGAAGGGTTGAGAAAGATCCTCATGCAGCACTCTTCCATCAACCGGCGCTCCGCCGTGTCCTCATTGCTCGCCATCCCAGCCTGCCTGAACGCCATGACCACCCCGCCCCCACCCACCTTCCCTGCGCCGGAAATCCTCGACGATCGCCTGGCACCCGTCCTGCGAGGTGCGGTTCTAGAACGCCTCTGCACTGGCGCCACCTGGAGCGAAGGCCCCGTCTGGATGCACGAAGATGCCTCCGTGCTCTGGAGCGACATTCCCGCCAACCGCATGCTGCGCTGGTCGCCGCAAAGCGGCATGACGGTCTGGCGCGCCGGCGTCGATTTCACGAACGGCCACGCGCGCGAGCGCAACGGCGACCTGCTGCACTGTTCCCACGGCCAGCGCGCCATCGTCCGCACCCGCTGCGGCCCGAGCGGCGTGGATGCGGCCACGGCGGACGAGGTGGTGGTGAGTCACTACCAGGGCCGGCGACTCAACTCGCCCAACGACGTGGTGGTGCGCAGCGATGGCACCATCTGGTTCACCGATCCGCCCTACGGCATCCTGAGCGACCGCGAGGGCCACAAGGCGCCTTCCGAACAGGCGGCCAACCACGTGTTCTGCTTCGACCCGCGCACCGGCCAGCTCACCGCAGCCACGTCGCAAGTCGAGGAGCCGAACGGACTGGCCTTCTCGCCCGACGAGAAAACGCTCTACGTGAGCGACACCTCGGCCGCCCTGCGGCCCCAGGGTGGCCGCCACCGGATCGTGGCGTTCAGTGTGCAGGGCACGCGGCTTGGCGCCATGCGCGTGGTTGCCGACATCGCGCCAGGCGTGCCCGACGGCTTTCGAATCGACCGACACGGCTGGATCTACACCAGCAGCGAGGACGCCGTGCAGGTGCTGGCGCCGGACGGCACGCGGCTCGGTCGCATCCCGGTGCCAGAGAAGGTCGGCAACCTCACCTTCGGCGGCCCGCTGCGCAATGAGCTCTACATCGCGGCCAGCACCTCGCTCTACCGCATCACCCTGCACACCCAAGGAATCCAGACGCCATGACCCCGTTCCGCGACACCCTGCTGCTGGTCGAGAAATGCAGCCACTGCTTCAGCTACTACGACATCGAGAGCGGGCAGCGCCTGCACAGCATCGCGCTGGGCGAGTTTCCGCACGAGTTCGTCGCCGATCCCGAAGGTCGCTTCGCCTACGTGGGGCATTACGGCGTGGAAACCTCCGGCCACATCGGCGCGGGCGGCACGGCGATCTTCCAGATCGACATCGCCGCGAAACGGCTGGTGCGCACCATCGAGCTGGCGCCCTTCAACCGGCTGCACGGCATGCAGATGGACCGCGACGGACGCCTGTACGTGCTCAGCGAAGACCGCGCCCAGCTGGTGGTGCTGGACCATCCGGCCACCGACACGGCGCCGCGCCGCGCCGTGCCCGTGGGCGGCATCAAGAGCCATCTCTTCGCGCTCACGCG comes from the Paracidovorax avenae ATCC 19860 genome and includes:
- a CDS encoding ABC transporter substrate-binding protein — its product is MQRRDIVKAAGLSVFGAAFPIASSQAQDRYAKYRGQTIVISVPSHPHYDAMHKLLPAFTKETGIKVEVDKLQILRMKDKQLLEMAKPQGDYDLVSYVVMWKGEYAKKNLIRELDPFLQNPALADPAFDLQDIVPIYRENIGLVGGPRGYLAGPGAKLYGLPYGAETSILAYRTDIFAKHGLKPPETYAELQALLPVIKAKEGIGALTSRGQAGHQCVHAWLLHLDPLGGKVFTDDWKPRFNDEAGVKALQLLKEISDTGPAGIPGYGQGEMMTAFLQGQAAMYLDSTILFGQVNDPARSKVGGKVGYMLHPKGVRQASQSGGLGLAIPRNARNADAGFLLMQWLASKPQDIAVAKAGGIPSRNSTLSNPDLVRQYPEYTVMREQLKYSDPDWRPIIPEWDEINIQALGVAISEVLIGRKQPREALDGVVPKVSDIMRRGGYLKG
- a CDS encoding ABC transporter ATP-binding protein, encoding MRQQKNPDTSQAQDAGLELRGVIKRFGDTTVVQELSLRIERGEFVVLLGESGCGKSTTLRMIAGLESVSAGQILIDGRDVTEAPPKARNIAMVFQSYALYPHMDVAENMSFALRLAGTPPEEIARRVGNAARILNIDHLLQRKPKELSGGQRQRVAIGRCIVREPDVFLFDEPLSNLDAKLRGHMRAELAVLHERLGKTTVYVTHDQVEAMTLASRIVIFDKGVIQQIGTPAEVFNHPANLFVASFIGSPTMNLLPGRLTDDGFIQGPGFALAVPAGMGSAGRDCTLGVRPQALRLAQGDEPSLRMQVKVVEYLGSESVLVGHLEGHSQTRLTAVVPGNRSDLTRQSADLAVQPSDLHLFDTASGQRLQA
- a CDS encoding LacI family DNA-binding transcriptional regulator; this translates as MQGDKPRKGAQARVPTLDEVARLAGVSTSAVSRAYTPGASVSEKTREKVMAAASALGYRPNLLARSLSTGRTRTVGIAVTRLENSFHAELLSHLSRGLREAGFGVRLFVSAGDEDAGPGIGEVLRYRVDALVLCAIGLSSRMENECAAAGVPVVLVNRTTVAPMTACVTGANRQGGETVAAFLLAAGHRRFGFIAGTEGASTSGERFEGYRHVLAEAGVRPPVVVGAAFDADRAADAARRMLSAPNAPDAVFCANDHMAIAVQMVAMRELGRVPGQDLSVVGFDDTLAARMVGLTTFSQSAAGLAAVAIAMVSDPIEDGLSGVRRVVEGELVVRGSARLPAEGLRTAAGRTIWTPTQRP
- a CDS encoding SMP-30/gluconolactonase/LRE family protein, with the protein product MTTPPPPTFPAPEILDDRLAPVLRGAVLERLCTGATWSEGPVWMHEDASVLWSDIPANRMLRWSPQSGMTVWRAGVDFTNGHARERNGDLLHCSHGQRAIVRTRCGPSGVDAATADEVVVSHYQGRRLNSPNDVVVRSDGTIWFTDPPYGILSDREGHKAPSEQAANHVFCFDPRTGQLTAATSQVEEPNGLAFSPDEKTLYVSDTSAALRPQGGRHRIVAFSVQGTRLGAMRVVADIAPGVPDGFRIDRHGWIYTSSEDAVQVLAPDGTRLGRIPVPEKVGNLTFGGPLRNELYIAASTSLYRITLHTQGIQTP
- a CDS encoding cytochrome b561 domain-containing protein, which produces MDTAMLSSWWTWLLLPASGAAEHHLPAWAAWHGRLMVLAWAFLLPLGVLAARFFKVVPGQRWPDELDHKAWWHAHRLLQSAGMAAMLAGLWLAWGRGTGAGALAQWHHVLGMAVVVLGLLQTLGGLARGSKGGPTAREGLRGDHYDMTRHRRVFERLHKVVGYAALLLAAAVVVLGLRLADAPRWMWLVIGGWWCAWCMVFVALQRQGRCIDTYQAIWGDDPAHPGQHLPPIGPGIRRYDRDSFARRFGRPPS
- a CDS encoding carbohydrate ABC transporter permease; its protein translation is MNAPALPPTAALRRPGRYRAFQPADLLHYAVLSLLALFCVLPIAVMFATSFKLQSQLFSTGLNFLFVPTLENYREVLFGDNFDRYLVNSLIVGVSATAITLVLGCMAAYGLVRLRFRGRQAIGYATLLLRTVPLAVLAVPVFMIWSQAGLANSLAGLVLLYVAVNLPFTIWLLYGFIQQVPVELEEAAAIDGCGPVEVFWRIVLPLIRPGLAAAAIFTFRIAWNEFILALVLTDRATRTLPVAASLYVTDIGVDWGKVMALGSLIAIPPLIFTFLAARQIITGLTAGAVKG
- a CDS encoding amidohydrolase family protein produces the protein MNADLQAAREEFLAAQDDRLLPIVDAHHHFWDLGRNPHLWLQREPPIAFRYGDYRAIRRDFLPEHYQAEQGGHRVLRHVLMEGGWDPRDPIGEALWVDQLARRTGKPHALAAQAWLDGPELDAQLEAYARLPLVRSVRHKPRSVPRAEHRAGYAAPGSMRCPRWRSGYARLEHAGLMFELQAPWWHFGEAAELARDFPRTRIIVNHAGLPVERGPESLAAWRRALETLAREPQVFLKISGLGVPGRRWTPELQAPVVHDAISIFGWERCLFASNHPVDALVAPLAQIFQGFKQLTAARPARQRLALFCDNAARLYGLD
- a CDS encoding carbohydrate ABC transporter permease, encoding MKTPRWVPWIYVGPAALVMAAACLYPVLSALRLGFYDWSIGTPWSDARWVGLDTFTRTLQEPAVWQSLWITLLFSFVCVTAEMVLGIALALALEDRPGRPLRGTAFFRTLFILPMMIAPIAVGLIWRYVFDAQFGLLNALLGVVGAAPQAWLADEHLAFAAIVIADIWQWTPFVFIMMIAALANVDGSVLEAARMDGANWWQTTFRVKLPMVMSVIVVTLLMRLIDAFRVLEVIYILTFGGPGASTEILSLHIYKTAFVGQQLGAAAAISVLLLAVVAGLSCLALRLSNPLAEEHS